The following is a genomic window from Spirosoma foliorum.
GAAAAAGTATACCCGAAACCCAGATATACTTTCCCCAACTACCAACCTATAATGAACCGTAACCTCACTGGACCGATTCAACGGCTTTATTCACTTTGTAAACTCCTCACCGGATTGACCAAGGCGGCTTGTTTACGATGCTGACGAGAGCTTATTTAGCGACGTTAATAACCTGGCCTTGCCCGGAGTTAATCTCTTTAATAGCTTGAGCATTAACCCGCAACGTAGCGTTGGCCGTTTGCGAGAGCAACTCGTCCGCACGCACATCGCCATTGGCCGCACTAACCACATTGAAAGTTGTGACTTATCCCCGCAGCCTTACAGTACCATTCGCTTCGTTGACTAAGTCGAACCACTCACCGCTCAACCCTTGTATCAGCACATCATTGTTGGACCCGTGTCTGAATCCAATGAGTTGGGGCGTTCGGATAGTAACACGGATCGTTGATTTGCTGATCCAGAATGGTTTACCTGATGGCTCGGCGAAGGATAGTTTCAGGATGTCGTTCTGCTGGTCAATGCGCAAGTACGGGCGCAGATTATCGTCAAGGCTGATAGCTACTGAGGATTCATTGCCGCCAACCTCAACGGCTATAGTTGCCGGAAACTGTTGCGTCTGAATCTCGCTGAAGGGGGCAACCGGTTTGGTTTCCCGTACAATCCATCCGCTGCCGCGCACTTCCTGTGAGGAACTGTATTTAGAATCTTGGGCTTGGATACTGAGCGATAAAAGCCAGGTAAAAGCGAATAATGTCGTTTTCATAAAAGTGCGTTGATAGATTATTCAGAACGTAATGAGTTGACCGGGTTCATCAAGGCGGCTTTGATGCTCTGGAAACTGACTGTTAACAAAGCAACGGCAATAATGAGCAGACCAGCCAACACAAATACCCACCAATGAATGTCAATTTTATACGCAAATCCCTGCAGCCACTTGTCTATTAGATACCACGTTAACGGGGCGGCAATAAGAATACCGATGAGTACCAGTTTAATAAAGCTTCCCGAAAGTAACCCGACCAGGTTACTGACGGATGCTCCCAATACTTTCCGGATACCAATTTCCTTGGTCCGTATTTTTGATTCATGGACAACCAATCCAAACAGGCCCAGACACGAAATGATGATAGCCAGCCCGGAAAAACCATTCAGAATTCCGCTCATGTTGTCTTCTTTGGTATAGAGGGCATCTACTCGTTCATCCAGAAAACTGTAACTAAACAGCGTGTTAGGAGCGAGCTTTTCAACAGTATTCTTCAGGAAAGCGACGGCCTCCTGCGGGTTTCCAGGCTTAATTTTGACTAGCAAGTTTCCACTAAACTGTGGTTTGTATTCCAGCACTAGCGGTTCGACTTGATTATGAAGCGACGCAAAGTTGAAATCCCGCACAAGGCCAATTACTTTTCCTTGCCGTTTATCTGAATCGTTTACGACAATGGCTCCTACCGGATTTTTCAGTCCCAGTAGCTCGACGGCTCTCTCGTTGATGATGAACGATGCCGAATCATTAAATTGATGGGAAAAATTTCGACCTTCTTTAAGCTTGATTTGCAACACATTCAGATAATCCTCATCAACCCGCGCGACTTTTACGGAAGGGTAATCTTTTCCGGCTGGTGGGTTAAG
Proteins encoded in this region:
- a CDS encoding DUF2807 domain-containing protein produces the protein MKTTLFAFTWLLSLSIQAQDSKYSSSQEVRGSGWIVRETKPVAPFSEIQTQQFPATIAVEVGGNESSVAISLDDNLRPYLRIDQQNDILKLSFAEPSGKPFWISKSTIRVTIRTPQLIGFRHGSNNDVLIQGLSGEWFDLVNEANGTVRLRG